In a genomic window of Nocardia fluminea:
- the metH gene encoding methionine synthase: MSASLPTGFDTTLLDTLRRRVVIGDGAMGTMLQAADLSLDDFRGLEGCNEILNDTRPDVLAEIHRAYFAAGADAVETNTFGCNLPNLADYDIQDRIRDLSERGTRIARDVADEMGPSADGTPRYVLGSMGPGTKLPTLGHAPFVSLRDAYTEAALGMLDGGADAILIETCQDLLQVKAAITGSRRAMIAAGRRIPIITHVTVETTGTMLVGSEIGAALTALEPLGIDMIGLNCATGPAEMSEHLRHLSRHATIPVSVMPNAGLPVLGANGAEYPLTPEELAVALSGFVSEFGLSLVGGCCGTTPEHIRQVAEAVREVEKTLPAIEDRRQPEHEPAVSSMYTAVPFEQDASIMMIGERTNANGSKAFRDAMLAADWQRCLEIAKDQTRDGAHMLDLCVDYVGRDGADDMNELASRLATASTLPIMLDSTEVPVLQAGLQHLGGRCAVNSVNYEDGAGPDSRFQQIMRLVSEHGAAVVALTIDEEGQARTADHKVAIAERLIDDITGNWGLAESDIIIDTLTFTLGTGQEESRKDGEETIKAIRELKRRRPRVQTTLGLSNISFGLNPAARQVLNSVFMHECVEAGLDSAIVHASKILPMSRIPDEHQQVALDLIYDRRTEDYDPLQTLMALFEGVSTASSKASRAEEMALLPLFERLERRIVDGERNGLGDDLDEAMQTVPPLQIINETLLSGMKTVGELFGSGQMQLPFVLQSAEVMKTAVAHLEPHMEATDDSGKGRIVLATVKGDVHDIGKNLVDIILSNNGYEVVNLGIKQPIATILDAAQDKKADVIGMSGLLVKSTVVMKENLGELNSKGVAEQFPVLLGGAALTRSYVENDLTAVYDGDVYYARDAFEGLRLMDEIMTVKRGGGLDPDSPEAIAAKEKAAERKARHERSQRIAAERKAAEVPIVVPERSDVAADLPVPTPPFWGTRVIKGLPLAEYSGLLDERALFLGQWGLRGQRAGDGPTYEDLVETEGRPRLRAWLDRLATEGVLQHAALVYGYFPAVSEGDEVIVLTEPNPDAPERYRFTFPRQQRDRFLCIADFIRSRERARETGQVDVLPFQLVTMGQPIADFANALFAADNYRDYLEVHGIGVQLTEALAEYWHRRVREELTVEGKSVAADDPADVQDYFKLGYRGARYSFGYGACPDLEDRAKLVDLLDAGRVGVTLSEELQLHPEQSTDAFVLLHPEAKYFNA, translated from the coding sequence ATGTCTGCGTCCTTGCCCACCGGGTTCGATACCACGCTCCTCGACACGCTGCGGCGGCGTGTCGTCATCGGCGACGGCGCGATGGGCACGATGTTGCAGGCCGCGGATCTGTCGCTCGACGACTTCCGCGGCCTCGAGGGGTGCAACGAGATCCTCAACGACACCCGCCCGGATGTGCTCGCCGAGATCCACCGCGCCTACTTCGCCGCGGGCGCGGATGCGGTGGAGACCAACACCTTCGGCTGCAACCTGCCCAACCTCGCCGACTACGACATCCAGGATCGGATCCGCGATCTGTCCGAGCGCGGCACCCGCATCGCCCGCGATGTCGCCGACGAGATGGGTCCCTCCGCCGACGGCACCCCGCGCTATGTCCTCGGCTCGATGGGGCCCGGCACGAAGCTGCCGACCCTGGGTCACGCGCCGTTCGTCTCGCTGCGTGATGCCTACACCGAAGCCGCGCTCGGCATGCTCGACGGCGGCGCCGACGCCATCCTCATCGAGACCTGCCAGGACCTGCTCCAGGTCAAGGCCGCCATCACCGGTAGCCGCCGGGCCATGATCGCGGCGGGTCGCCGGATCCCGATCATCACCCACGTCACCGTGGAGACCACCGGCACCATGCTGGTCGGTAGTGAGATCGGCGCGGCCCTGACCGCGCTGGAACCTCTCGGTATCGACATGATCGGGCTGAACTGCGCCACCGGGCCCGCGGAGATGAGCGAGCACCTGCGGCACCTGTCGCGCCATGCCACCATCCCGGTGTCGGTGATGCCCAACGCCGGTCTGCCGGTGCTCGGTGCCAACGGCGCCGAGTACCCGCTCACCCCGGAAGAGCTCGCTGTCGCACTGAGCGGGTTCGTGTCGGAGTTCGGGCTCTCGCTGGTCGGTGGCTGCTGTGGCACCACCCCGGAGCACATCCGTCAGGTCGCCGAGGCGGTGCGCGAGGTCGAGAAGACGCTGCCCGCGATCGAGGACCGGCGTCAGCCGGAACACGAGCCCGCTGTGTCGAGCATGTATACCGCCGTGCCGTTCGAGCAGGACGCGTCGATCATGATGATCGGTGAGCGCACCAATGCCAACGGCTCCAAGGCTTTCCGTGACGCGATGCTGGCCGCCGACTGGCAGCGGTGCCTCGAGATCGCCAAGGACCAGACCCGCGACGGCGCGCACATGCTCGACCTGTGCGTCGACTACGTGGGCCGCGACGGCGCCGACGACATGAACGAGCTGGCCTCGCGACTGGCCACCGCCTCGACGCTGCCGATCATGCTCGACTCCACCGAGGTGCCGGTGTTGCAGGCGGGTCTGCAGCACCTGGGTGGCCGGTGCGCGGTGAACTCGGTGAACTACGAGGACGGCGCGGGCCCGGATTCGCGGTTCCAGCAGATCATGCGGCTGGTCTCCGAACACGGTGCCGCCGTCGTCGCGCTGACCATCGACGAAGAGGGTCAGGCGCGCACGGCCGATCACAAGGTCGCGATCGCCGAGCGGCTCATCGACGACATCACCGGCAACTGGGGCCTGGCCGAGTCCGACATCATCATCGACACCCTCACCTTCACCCTCGGCACCGGGCAGGAGGAGTCGCGTAAGGACGGCGAGGAGACGATCAAGGCCATCCGCGAGCTCAAGCGCCGCCGCCCGCGGGTGCAGACCACCCTCGGCCTGTCCAACATCTCCTTCGGTCTGAATCCGGCCGCCCGGCAGGTGCTGAACTCGGTGTTCATGCACGAATGTGTCGAAGCGGGACTGGATTCGGCGATCGTGCACGCGTCGAAGATCCTGCCGATGAGCCGGATCCCCGACGAGCACCAGCAGGTCGCTCTCGATCTGATCTATGACCGCCGCACCGAGGACTACGACCCGCTGCAGACGCTGATGGCGTTGTTCGAAGGCGTCTCGACGGCGTCGTCGAAGGCCTCGCGCGCGGAGGAAATGGCGCTGCTGCCGTTGTTCGAGCGTCTCGAGCGGCGCATCGTCGACGGTGAGCGCAACGGTCTGGGTGACGATCTCGACGAGGCGATGCAGACCGTGCCGCCGCTGCAGATCATCAACGAGACTTTGCTCTCGGGCATGAAGACCGTCGGTGAGCTGTTCGGTTCGGGTCAGATGCAGCTGCCGTTCGTGCTGCAGTCGGCCGAGGTGATGAAAACCGCTGTCGCGCACCTGGAACCGCACATGGAAGCCACCGACGATTCGGGTAAGGGCCGGATCGTGCTGGCCACGGTGAAGGGCGATGTTCACGACATCGGCAAGAACCTGGTCGACATCATCTTGTCCAACAACGGCTACGAGGTGGTGAACCTCGGCATCAAGCAGCCCATCGCGACCATTCTCGACGCCGCGCAGGACAAGAAGGCCGACGTGATCGGCATGTCCGGGCTGCTGGTGAAATCGACGGTGGTGATGAAGGAGAACCTCGGCGAACTCAACTCCAAGGGTGTCGCCGAACAGTTCCCGGTGCTGCTCGGTGGCGCCGCGCTGACTCGTTCCTATGTGGAGAACGACCTCACCGCGGTCTACGACGGCGACGTGTACTACGCCCGTGACGCGTTCGAGGGCCTGCGGTTGATGGACGAGATCATGACCGTCAAGCGCGGCGGTGGGCTCGACCCCGACAGCCCGGAGGCGATCGCGGCCAAGGAGAAGGCCGCCGAGCGCAAGGCCCGCCACGAGCGGTCCCAGCGGATCGCGGCCGAGCGCAAGGCCGCCGAGGTGCCGATCGTGGTGCCCGAACGCTCGGATGTGGCCGCGGATCTGCCCGTGCCGACGCCGCCGTTCTGGGGCACCCGGGTGATCAAGGGCCTGCCGCTGGCGGAGTACTCGGGTCTGCTCGACGAGCGGGCGCTGTTCCTCGGCCAGTGGGGTCTGCGCGGTCAGCGCGCCGGCGACGGCCCGACCTATGAGGACCTGGTGGAGACCGAGGGCAGGCCGCGGTTGCGCGCCTGGCTCGACCGGCTCGCCACCGAGGGTGTGCTCCAGCACGCTGCCCTGGTCTACGGGTACTTCCCCGCGGTGTCGGAGGGTGACGAGGTCATCGTGTTGACCGAGCCGAATCCTGATGCGCCGGAACGGTATCGGTTCACCTTCCCGCGCCAGCAGCGCGACCGGTTCCTGTGCATCGCCGACTTCATCCGCTCGCGCGAGCGGGCGAGGGAGACCGGGCAGGTCGACGTGCTGCCGTTCCAGCTGGTCACGATGGGTCAGCCGATCGCCGACTTCGCGAACGCGCTGTTCGCCGCCGACAACTACCGCGACTACCTCGAGGTCCACGGAATCGGTGTGCAGCTCACCGAGGCGCTGGCCGAGTACTGGCATCGCCGGGTGCGCGAGGAACTGACCGTCGAGGGCAAGTCCGTGGCCGCCGACGATCCCGCCGACGTCCAGGACTACTTCAAGCTCGGCTACCGGGGCGCGCGCTACTCCTTCGGTTACGGTGCCTGCCCCGACCTGGAAGATCGTGCCAAGCTGGTCGACCTGCTCGACGCGGGCCGGGTCGGGGTGACGCTGTCGGAGGAACTGCAGCTGCACCCCGAACAGTCGACGGACGCGTTCGTCCTGCTGCATCCGGAAGCGAAATACTTCAACGCCTGA
- a CDS encoding TIGR02677 family protein → MTDSADGLPSAVPALWDERLRLFSFATAEKRADYLRVLRAFDSARAAYVVLLHADDVAEWISRAEAGGRGEAAAGVPLPAVEIGPLLEQLHRWGVLERSYDGTRAATLAEYRNRHYVYQFAQAGFQAYRAVAGVLAARMEDASLSRLVLPELLADLRTLAAANRDGDAERVYTTLRRLDAALTDMAARAAHFYLSLGDLVRTTEITPESFLAHKDALLAHMREFSMDLARFAPRLAAAIGEVQETGVEELIGRAAGCDERVLLSVAEREADWRSRWDGLRTWFVAAGTDSPETCEADRLREATMSAIAAVLSLLRRVTETRRGGVSRESALRHLAEWFVATPSAGSAHALYDAVFGLGKPRHLSLEHPDAELIPTSRSWWEAPPLEISRTLAETGRAPTAGAPARIARNDAGVRRLREAQLAAQRERAAAAASLSKGNVHDRVLDQRETEVLLRLIDAASTAWVPVSGKVDGTTGSDNGVTLTVRPCDGSTVIRTAAGLLHLNNRRLEVRESSRRGGVR, encoded by the coding sequence GTGACCGACTCCGCCGACGGCCTGCCCAGCGCCGTACCCGCCCTGTGGGACGAACGTCTGCGGTTGTTCTCGTTCGCCACCGCCGAGAAGCGCGCCGACTACCTGCGAGTGCTGCGCGCCTTCGACAGCGCTCGCGCCGCCTACGTGGTGTTGTTGCACGCCGACGACGTCGCCGAGTGGATCTCGCGCGCCGAGGCGGGCGGCCGGGGCGAGGCGGCCGCGGGCGTGCCACTGCCCGCCGTGGAGATCGGCCCGCTGCTCGAGCAGCTGCACCGCTGGGGTGTGCTCGAACGCAGCTACGACGGCACCCGCGCGGCCACTCTGGCCGAGTACCGCAACCGGCACTACGTCTACCAGTTCGCCCAGGCCGGGTTCCAGGCCTACCGGGCGGTGGCCGGGGTGCTCGCGGCCCGGATGGAGGACGCGTCGCTGTCGCGGCTGGTGCTGCCCGAGCTGCTCGCCGACCTGCGCACCCTCGCCGCCGCCAACCGCGACGGCGACGCCGAGCGGGTCTACACCACCTTGCGCAGGCTCGACGCCGCGCTCACCGACATGGCCGCGCGCGCCGCGCATTTCTACCTGTCGCTGGGCGATCTGGTGCGCACCACCGAGATCACGCCGGAATCCTTTCTCGCGCACAAGGACGCGTTGCTGGCGCACATGCGCGAGTTCAGCATGGATCTGGCCCGGTTCGCCCCGCGGTTGGCGGCCGCCATCGGCGAGGTGCAGGAGACCGGCGTCGAGGAGTTGATCGGCCGTGCGGCCGGGTGCGACGAACGAGTTCTGCTGAGTGTCGCCGAGCGTGAAGCGGATTGGCGTTCCCGCTGGGACGGGTTGCGCACCTGGTTCGTCGCCGCGGGCACCGACTCGCCGGAAACGTGCGAGGCCGATCGGCTGCGCGAGGCGACGATGAGCGCGATCGCGGCGGTGCTGTCGCTGTTGCGCCGGGTCACCGAGACCCGCCGCGGCGGCGTGAGCCGGGAGTCGGCGCTGCGACACCTGGCCGAATGGTTCGTCGCCACGCCCAGTGCGGGCAGCGCGCACGCGCTCTACGACGCGGTGTTCGGGCTGGGCAAGCCGCGACATCTCTCGCTCGAGCATCCCGACGCGGAGCTGATCCCCACCAGCCGATCCTGGTGGGAAGCACCGCCTTTGGAGATCTCGCGCACGCTCGCCGAAACCGGACGCGCACCCACGGCGGGCGCCCCGGCCCGGATCGCGCGCAACGACGCGGGCGTGCGGCGGCTGCGCGAGGCCCAACTGGCGGCACAGCGCGAACGAGCCGCGGCCGCCGCCTCGCTGTCGAAGGGCAATGTGCACGACCGAGTGCTGGATCAACGGGAGACCGAGGTGCTGTTGCGGCTGATCGATGCCGCCTCGACCGCGTGGGTTCCGGTGAGCGGAAAGGTCGACGGCACCACCGGTTCCGACAACGGCGTCACCTTGACCGTGCGCCCCTGCGACGGGTCGACGGTCATCCGCACCGCGGCGGGACTGCTCCATCTGAACAACCGCCGCCTCGAGGTACGCGAGTCGAGCCGGCGCGGGGGCGTGCGATGA
- a CDS encoding PAC2 family protein: MVAAFEGWNDAGDAASGAIEHLELIWDAEPLAELDSEDYYDYQVNRPTVRQVDGVTREIQWPSTMLSVCSPPGSDRDVVLLRGIEPNMKWRSFCDDLLEFIEQLGVETVVILGALLADTPHTRPVPVTGSAYSPEAAERFSLEQTRYEGPTGITGVLQDQCVKAGVPAVSFWAAVPHYVSQPPNPKATIALLHRVEDVLDIEVPLGELPKQAEEWEAAVNEMTLGDEEISEYVRSLEERGDAAIDLNETMSKIDGDAIAAEFEKYLRRRGPGGFGL; encoded by the coding sequence ATGGTTGCCGCGTTCGAGGGCTGGAACGACGCCGGCGATGCCGCCAGTGGCGCCATCGAGCATCTCGAGTTGATCTGGGATGCCGAGCCGCTGGCCGAGCTCGATTCCGAGGACTACTACGACTACCAGGTGAACCGGCCGACAGTCCGTCAGGTCGACGGGGTGACCAGGGAGATCCAGTGGCCCTCGACGATGCTGTCGGTGTGTTCCCCGCCCGGTAGCGACCGCGACGTGGTGCTGCTGCGCGGCATCGAACCGAACATGAAATGGCGCAGTTTCTGCGACGACCTGCTCGAGTTCATCGAGCAACTCGGCGTGGAGACGGTCGTCATCCTCGGCGCGCTGCTGGCCGATACTCCCCACACCCGGCCGGTGCCGGTGACCGGTTCGGCCTACAGTCCCGAGGCCGCCGAGCGATTCAGTCTGGAACAGACCAGGTACGAGGGCCCGACCGGGATCACCGGGGTGCTCCAGGACCAGTGCGTGAAGGCCGGTGTGCCCGCGGTGTCGTTCTGGGCCGCGGTCCCGCACTATGTGTCGCAGCCGCCGAACCCGAAGGCGACGATCGCGCTGCTGCACCGGGTCGAAGACGTTCTCGACATCGAGGTGCCGCTCGGTGAGCTGCCGAAGCAGGCCGAGGAGTGGGAAGCCGCGGTCAACGAGATGACCCTCGGCGACGAGGAGATCAGCGAGTACGTGCGCTCGCTCGAGGAGCGCGGCGACGCGGCGATCGACCTCAACGAGACCATGTCCAAGATCGACGGCGACGCCATCGCGGCGGAGTTCGAGAAGTACCTGCGCAGACGCGGGCCGGGCGGCTTCGGCCTCTAG
- a CDS encoding class I SAM-dependent methyltransferase — protein MSVPLHTTGKASFDDIYESPDPRAYFARMNELDYRIPELAKPHFAEQLRQLRAARPGRIPTVLDLGCSYGVNAALLRSDTTVDELAGHYRDHADTDKIGLIAADRERLRGDLMPDVRFIGMDAARPALTYAHAAGLLHDYVHADLEATEPTEAQRRVLASADLVISTGCVGYITEKTLSRVAQADPRKRPWMAHFVLRMFDFGPIAEELAALGYRSEQRPGMFQQRRFASAQEREQVLDALAAKGIDTTDHEAEGWLYANLFLSRPHPIET, from the coding sequence ATGTCCGTTCCGTTGCACACCACCGGCAAAGCATCCTTCGACGACATCTACGAAAGTCCCGACCCTCGCGCGTATTTCGCACGGATGAACGAACTGGACTACCGGATCCCGGAACTGGCGAAGCCGCACTTCGCCGAGCAGCTGCGCCAGCTGCGGGCCGCTCGGCCGGGCCGGATCCCCACGGTCCTCGACCTCGGGTGCTCCTACGGGGTGAACGCGGCACTGCTGCGCAGCGACACCACCGTCGACGAATTGGCCGGGCACTACCGCGATCACGCCGACACCGACAAGATCGGGCTGATCGCCGCCGACCGGGAGCGGTTGCGCGGGGATCTGATGCCCGACGTACGCTTCATCGGGATGGACGCCGCACGCCCGGCGCTGACCTACGCCCACGCCGCCGGACTCCTGCACGACTACGTGCACGCCGACCTCGAGGCCACCGAGCCCACCGAGGCGCAGCGCCGTGTGCTCGCCTCCGCCGATCTGGTGATCTCCACCGGATGCGTCGGCTACATCACCGAGAAAACCCTGTCCAGGGTCGCCCAAGCAGATCCGCGCAAGCGACCGTGGATGGCACATTTCGTGTTGCGGATGTTCGATTTCGGTCCCATCGCCGAGGAACTGGCCGCGCTCGGCTATCGCAGCGAGCAGCGTCCCGGTATGTTCCAGCAGCGGAGGTTCGCCTCGGCACAGGAACGCGAACAGGTGCTGGATGCGTTGGCGGCCAAGGGAATCGACACCACCGACCACGAAGCCGAAGGCTGGCTCTACGCCAACCTGTTCCTGTCCCGCCCGCATCCCATCGAGACCTGA
- a CDS encoding HAD family hydrolase encodes MSARPAAVLWDMDGTLLDSEKLWDIAVRELAREHGRELTDEVRHALIGASGPNALRMLFDGIGVVPSPQGIAEAGEFLERRVTELMLGPIPWRPGAKDALAMVRAAGLKSALVTNTKRSLTEYGLDTLGRDFFDTSVCGDEVAHGKPDPAIYRRAAQLLGVDPGDCVAIEDSPTGSLAAQGAGCGLIVIPCEIAVPEAPGRVFRESLIGLSVDDLGAALVARV; translated from the coding sequence GTGAGCGCGCGACCGGCCGCGGTGCTGTGGGACATGGACGGCACGCTGCTCGATTCGGAGAAGCTGTGGGATATCGCGGTGCGTGAACTGGCCCGCGAACACGGCCGCGAGCTGACCGACGAGGTCCGTCACGCCCTGATCGGCGCCTCCGGCCCGAACGCGCTGCGCATGCTCTTCGACGGCATCGGGGTGGTGCCCTCGCCGCAGGGCATCGCCGAGGCGGGGGAGTTCCTGGAGCGCCGGGTCACCGAGTTGATGCTCGGCCCGATCCCGTGGCGTCCCGGCGCCAAGGACGCGCTGGCGATGGTGCGCGCGGCGGGCCTGAAGTCCGCGCTGGTGACCAACACCAAGCGCTCGCTCACCGAATACGGCCTCGACACCCTCGGCCGCGACTTCTTCGACACCTCCGTCTGCGGTGACGAGGTGGCGCACGGCAAGCCCGATCCGGCCATCTACCGCCGCGCCGCGCAACTGCTCGGGGTCGACCCCGGTGACTGTGTCGCGATCGAGGATTCGCCGACCGGTTCGCTCGCGGCCCAGGGTGCGGGCTGCGGCCTGATCGTGATTCCGTGCGAGATCGCGGTTCCCGAGGCGCCGGGGCGGGTATTCCGGGAGTCGCTGATCGGATTGTCGGTCGACGATCTCGGAGCCGCACTCGTCGCCCGTGTGTGA
- a CDS encoding serine/threonine-protein kinase, with protein MTSDRLIAGRYRLTDPIGTGAMGVVWRATDVRLRRTVAVKQVLLAPGLTGTQALEGKLRAMREGRIAARLHHPNAITVFDVAEEDGQPWLVMEYMNAPSLAAKLAGGVTLPPIEVAGIGAQAAAALSAAHDAGIMHRDVKPANLLVGDDGTVKLTDFGISHATGDVTVTATGFLAGTPAYLAPEIARGDNPKPAADVFALGSTLYAASEGAPPFGEGDNPLAVLHAVARGVVSEPKNAGPLAPVLMWLLTASAEDRPTMAQARVALEDVAAGRVPALPASATKILPMSEAATTLIPSAGTPANGGAAKSGAAALFGSGLAMAKAARSAISGRTATGEASGAPQAQDASESASAAAKDVAGRPDASGGAASDGVGQAGAVRQAAAGDPGLVRPRDTASSTADGVERAGAQAQLRARAAAGPTDGSGLHPSFPAPPSRTDRANNSRAVLLLAAAVAAFTVMLVVLVVTRNGGTASDQQAQVPASPVTVTTVVDGKVSTVVIVPEQETITVSAPPEGLPGGATSAGATATSTSAKPTPTTAKPTGTTVTTTPFGPPTPDRINQFIAGYYGMLPGNIGGAWAQLAPGYQAQTGGFGQYSSFWSSVRSVTVGSITPSGPNRAVVTLTYQLTNGTVTSENRWIQVSGDAGNLQIAGSGV; from the coding sequence ATGACATCGGATCGGTTGATCGCGGGACGCTATCGACTCACCGACCCGATCGGCACGGGCGCGATGGGAGTCGTGTGGCGCGCCACCGATGTCCGGCTGCGGCGCACCGTCGCGGTGAAACAAGTGCTGCTCGCGCCCGGTCTCACCGGTACGCAGGCACTCGAAGGGAAACTGCGCGCGATGCGGGAGGGCCGGATCGCGGCCCGTCTGCACCATCCCAATGCCATCACCGTCTTCGATGTCGCCGAAGAGGACGGCCAGCCGTGGCTGGTCATGGAGTACATGAACGCGCCGAGCCTCGCCGCCAAGCTGGCGGGCGGGGTGACGTTGCCGCCGATCGAGGTGGCGGGAATCGGTGCCCAAGCCGCCGCGGCGCTCTCGGCCGCGCACGACGCCGGGATCATGCACCGCGATGTGAAACCGGCCAACCTGCTCGTCGGCGACGACGGCACGGTCAAACTCACCGACTTCGGCATCTCGCACGCGACCGGCGACGTCACCGTCACCGCCACGGGCTTTCTGGCAGGCACCCCGGCCTACCTGGCGCCGGAGATCGCGCGCGGCGACAACCCGAAACCCGCCGCTGACGTGTTCGCCCTCGGCTCGACGCTCTATGCCGCCTCCGAAGGCGCCCCGCCGTTCGGCGAGGGCGACAATCCCCTGGCTGTGCTGCACGCGGTGGCGCGTGGGGTGGTGTCAGAACCGAAGAACGCGGGACCGCTCGCCCCGGTCCTGATGTGGCTGCTGACCGCGTCCGCCGAGGACCGGCCGACGATGGCGCAGGCCCGGGTCGCGCTGGAAGACGTTGCGGCGGGCCGTGTTCCGGCCCTGCCCGCCTCGGCCACGAAAATTCTGCCGATGAGCGAAGCGGCCACGACGCTGATCCCGTCGGCCGGCACACCCGCGAACGGAGGAGCGGCGAAGTCGGGCGCGGCCGCGCTGTTCGGCAGTGGTCTGGCGATGGCCAAGGCCGCCCGCTCGGCCATCTCGGGTCGAACTGCGACGGGTGAGGCCTCGGGCGCACCGCAGGCCCAGGATGCGAGCGAGAGTGCGTCGGCCGCGGCGAAAGACGTGGCAGGCCGACCGGACGCAAGCGGGGGAGCGGCGTCGGACGGGGTCGGGCAAGCCGGCGCCGTGCGGCAGGCGGCGGCAGGCGATCCCGGCCTCGTCCGGCCGCGCGACACCGCGTCCTCGACCGCCGATGGTGTCGAACGCGCCGGCGCCCAGGCACAACTGCGCGCCCGTGCCGCAGCCGGGCCGACGGACGGCTCCGGTCTGCATCCCTCGTTTCCCGCTCCGCCGTCGCGCACCGATCGCGCGAACAACAGTCGCGCCGTGCTGCTGCTGGCGGCGGCCGTCGCCGCCTTCACCGTCATGCTGGTGGTGCTGGTGGTCACCCGGAACGGGGGTACCGCCTCCGATCAGCAGGCGCAGGTCCCGGCGTCGCCGGTCACCGTCACGACCGTGGTCGACGGCAAGGTGAGCACGGTCGTCATCGTGCCCGAACAGGAAACGATCACCGTGTCGGCCCCGCCTGAGGGGCTGCCCGGCGGTGCGACGAGTGCCGGGGCGACGGCCACCAGCACGTCCGCCAAGCCCACGCCCACCACCGCGAAACCGACCGGCACGACCGTCACCACCACGCCCTTCGGCCCGCCGACGCCGGATCGGATCAATCAGTTCATCGCCGGGTACTACGGCATGCTGCCCGGCAACATCGGCGGCGCCTGGGCCCAGCTCGCCCCCGGCTACCAGGCGCAGACCGGCGGTTTCGGGCAGTACTCGTCGTTCTGGTCGTCGGTACGGTCGGTGACTGTCGGCTCGATCACCCCCAGTGGGCCCAACCGCGCGGTCGTCACGCTCACCTATCAGCTCACCAACGGCACCGTGACCTCGGAGAACCGCTGGATCCAGGTCTCCGGTGACGCCGGCAACCTGCAGATCGCCGGATCGGGCGTCTGA
- a CDS encoding HalD/BesD family halogenase encodes MTGTRGLDEIVDIARYPLTDLGGSGRQAAIDAARAELAEDGCTVLREFIRPQLLDTLRAEGEAIAPHAHYKVERVNAYNIPLDADLPAGHPARIVLDRGNAFVARDRIPAEALIQRLYTDPVFQRFVADCFELEDLHEFADPLAGLCLNVVEPGMSHPWHFDTNEFTVSMLTRKPDAGGVFEYCPNIRDRHAEHLDDVRAVLTGDGTRFIRALELRPGDLQLFKGRFSLHRVTEVAGAGQRHSAIFAYTDRPGVIGTVERTRQLFGRVLPDHVAAAADAVRGDRLLD; translated from the coding sequence ATGACGGGCACGCGGGGGCTTGACGAAATCGTCGACATCGCACGGTATCCACTCACCGATCTCGGTGGTTCGGGCAGGCAGGCGGCCATCGACGCCGCCCGCGCCGAGCTGGCCGAGGACGGCTGCACGGTCCTGCGCGAGTTCATCCGGCCGCAGTTGCTCGACACGCTGCGCGCCGAGGGGGAGGCGATCGCCCCGCACGCCCATTACAAGGTGGAGCGGGTCAACGCCTACAACATTCCCCTCGACGCCGACCTGCCCGCCGGTCATCCGGCGCGGATCGTGCTCGACCGGGGTAACGCGTTCGTGGCCCGCGACCGGATTCCCGCCGAGGCGCTGATCCAGCGCCTCTACACCGACCCGGTGTTCCAGCGCTTCGTCGCCGACTGCTTCGAACTCGAGGATCTGCACGAATTCGCCGACCCGCTGGCCGGTTTGTGCCTGAACGTGGTCGAGCCGGGAATGTCGCATCCGTGGCATTTCGACACCAACGAATTCACCGTCAGCATGCTCACCCGCAAGCCCGACGCCGGTGGCGTGTTCGAGTACTGCCCCAATATCCGCGACCGGCACGCCGAGCACCTCGATGACGTGCGCGCCGTGCTCACCGGTGACGGCACCCGGTTCATCCGCGCGCTGGAACTGCGCCCCGGCGATCTGCAGCTGTTCAAGGGCCGCTTCTCCCTGCATCGTGTCACCGAGGTGGCCGGTGCGGGACAACGACATTCGGCGATTTTCGCCTACACGGACCGTCCAGGGGTGATCGGCACGGTCGAACGCACCAGGCAGTTGTTCGGCCGTGTCCTGCCCGACCATGTGGCCGCCGCGGCCGACGCCGTCCGAGGTGACCGACTGCTCGACTGA